One Bartonella tribocorum CIP 105476 genomic window carries:
- a CDS encoding glucan ABC transporter ATP-binding protein/ permease produces MSLFKTYTRVLSYLNREKNASLLICTANVMLAIIAIAEPILFGHVIDSIAEKSGIIPTLAIWVCFGLSHIIAYVLVARGADRLAHRRRLTVLTESFERIIAMPLIWHQQRGTSNALHTLLRAIDSMSTIWLDFMRQHLSTLVALLVLIPTAFHMNWRLSIVLVVLAVIYVLIARLVMRKTKEGQAAVECYHHNLFNHVSDSISNVSIVQSYSRIKEETSILHQHTNALLKAQNPVLNWWALASGLNRMASTVSIVCVLLLGAFFVAKDQLRVGEVVAFVGFAQLMISRLDQMSNFIHCAISSQAKLQEFFEMENSTFPINEPQNLPSLQNVKGAIQFHHVTYKFPNSSQGVFDISFEVKAGQTIAIVGPTGAGKTTLINLLQRVYDPTLGHISIDGINISSINRESLRHSLATVFQDAGLFNRSIRDNISIGKENATNEELCEAAKIAEAHDFILKKADCYNTMVGERGSQLSGGEKQRLAIARAVLKNAPILILDEATSALDVETEARVKEALDCISHNRTTFIIAHRLSTVRNADMILFLENGSLIEKGHFQELIDKGGRFSEFLKASGLAITPPEREGENENIIPLHEAIAS; encoded by the coding sequence GTGTCCTTATTCAAAACCTATACACGTGTTCTCAGTTACCTAAACAGAGAAAAAAATGCATCCCTTTTAATCTGTACCGCTAATGTTATGTTGGCTATTATCGCCATTGCAGAACCTATTTTATTTGGACACGTTATTGACTCCATTGCAGAAAAATCAGGAATCATCCCTACCCTCGCCATTTGGGTTTGTTTCGGTCTTTCCCATATTATCGCTTATGTCCTTGTAGCTCGTGGTGCAGACCGCTTAGCCCATAGACGCCGTTTAACGGTTTTAACAGAATCTTTTGAACGCATCATTGCCATGCCTTTAATTTGGCATCAACAACGCGGAACGTCTAACGCTCTCCACACACTTTTGCGTGCAATAGACTCCATGTCAACCATATGGCTTGATTTTATGCGCCAACATCTCTCAACGCTTGTCGCCTTATTGGTTCTCATCCCCACAGCCTTTCACATGAATTGGCGTCTTTCAATAGTCTTGGTTGTACTTGCCGTCATCTATGTCTTAATTGCACGTTTAGTGATGCGAAAAACAAAAGAAGGACAAGCCGCTGTAGAATGCTATCATCATAACCTTTTTAACCATGTCAGTGATTCAATCTCTAATGTTTCTATTGTACAAAGTTATAGCCGAATAAAAGAAGAAACATCCATACTGCATCAACATACAAATGCTCTACTTAAAGCACAAAATCCTGTTCTCAATTGGTGGGCACTCGCCAGTGGCTTAAATCGAATGGCTTCAACAGTTTCAATCGTTTGTGTTCTTCTTCTTGGAGCTTTTTTTGTTGCAAAAGATCAATTAAGAGTAGGTGAAGTCGTTGCTTTTGTTGGATTTGCACAACTTATGATTAGCCGTCTCGATCAAATGAGCAATTTTATTCATTGTGCAATATCCTCACAAGCAAAATTGCAAGAATTTTTTGAAATGGAAAACTCAACCTTCCCTATCAACGAACCACAAAATCTCCCTTCCCTCCAAAATGTTAAGGGAGCCATACAATTTCATCACGTTACTTATAAATTCCCAAATTCTTCTCAAGGTGTTTTTGACATTTCCTTTGAAGTGAAAGCAGGACAAACGATTGCGATTGTAGGACCAACAGGGGCTGGAAAGACAACATTAATCAATCTGTTGCAGCGCGTATACGACCCTACTTTGGGGCATATCTCCATTGATGGAATAAACATAAGCTCGATCAATCGCGAATCTTTACGCCACTCTCTAGCAACAGTTTTTCAAGATGCGGGTCTTTTCAACCGTAGTATTCGTGATAATATCTCAATAGGAAAAGAAAATGCAACAAACGAAGAACTTTGTGAAGCAGCAAAAATAGCAGAAGCGCACGATTTTATTCTAAAAAAAGCTGATTGTTATAACACAATGGTGGGCGAACGAGGATCTCAACTATCAGGCGGAGAAAAACAACGCTTAGCAATTGCACGCGCTGTTTTAAAAAATGCCCCTATTCTTATTTTAGATGAAGCAACAAGTGCTCTTGATGTTGAAACAGAAGCACGTGTCAAAGAGGCTCTTGATTGCATAAGCCATAACCGCACCACTTTCATTATAGCACATCGCCTCTCAACAGTACGCAATGCTGATATGATACTCTTTCTGGAAAATGGTTCCTTAATTGAAAAAGGACACTTTCAAGAATTGATCGATAAAGGAGGCCGTTTTTCTGAATTTTTAAAAGCAAGCGGTTTAGCAATCACACCACCAGAAAGAGAAGGAGAAAATGAAAACATCATCCCCTTACATGAAGCCATAGCATCATAA
- a CDS encoding RluA family pseudouridine synthase, whose amino-acid sequence MAGVEIKKVETDENGMRLDRWFKVHYPGLGFGALQKLLRSGQIRVDGGRVKADTRLCMGQSVRVPPLPLDNMISLPITDKTLRGQDDGTILKKMLLYEDPKVFVFNKPAGLAVQGGSGLTRHIDSMLEVWRNKKGEKPRLVHRLDRETSGVLIVARSRGAAQALTAAFRERETKKTYWALVRGVPKKKQDKISTWMVKEMTAQGDKMRVCDHGEPDSHHAVSYYRVLDTRGRTLSWLEMEPYTGRTHQLRVHAAYMDHPIIGDSKYFFSDSNWTLPGGIQNRLHLHARRIRIPHPSGGILDIIAPLPPHMVQSFNLLSFNEHDAETE is encoded by the coding sequence ATGGCAGGCGTAGAAATAAAAAAGGTTGAGACAGACGAAAATGGAATGCGCTTAGACCGTTGGTTTAAAGTGCATTATCCAGGACTTGGGTTTGGAGCTTTGCAAAAATTGTTGCGTTCTGGTCAGATACGGGTTGATGGTGGACGTGTTAAAGCCGATACGCGTCTTTGTATGGGGCAGTCTGTTCGTGTTCCACCTCTCCCTCTTGATAATATGATAAGTCTTCCAATAACGGATAAAACACTTCGTGGGCAGGATGATGGGACCATTTTGAAAAAAATGCTGCTCTATGAAGATCCAAAGGTCTTTGTTTTTAACAAACCAGCAGGTCTCGCTGTACAAGGTGGCTCTGGTTTAACACGTCATATAGACAGTATGCTTGAGGTATGGCGCAATAAAAAAGGTGAAAAGCCGCGTTTGGTTCATCGTCTTGATCGTGAAACATCAGGTGTGCTTATTGTTGCGCGCTCAAGGGGAGCTGCTCAGGCCTTAACAGCTGCTTTTAGAGAGCGAGAAACAAAAAAGACTTATTGGGCGTTGGTTCGAGGGGTTCCTAAAAAAAAGCAGGACAAAATCTCAACGTGGATGGTTAAGGAGATGACTGCACAAGGTGACAAAATGCGTGTTTGTGACCATGGTGAGCCAGATTCCCATCATGCGGTTTCCTACTATCGCGTTTTAGATACGCGAGGGCGGACTCTTTCGTGGCTTGAAATGGAACCTTATACGGGGAGAACACATCAGCTTCGTGTGCATGCTGCCTATATGGATCATCCTATCATTGGCGATTCAAAGTATTTTTTTTCTGATAGTAATTGGACATTACCAGGAGGAATTCAAAACCGCCTTCACCTTCATGCACGTCGTATTCGTATTCCTCATCCTTCAGGTGGTATATTGGATATTATTGCACCTTTACCACCCCATATGGTCCAAAGTTTTAATCTTTTGTCTTTTAATGAGCATGATGCTGAAACAGAATAA